In Kineococcus sp. NBC_00420, a single genomic region encodes these proteins:
- the rsmI gene encoding 16S rRNA (cytidine(1402)-2'-O)-methyltransferase: MSGDSGTGRLVLAGTPIGNAGDATRRLVDLLETADVIAAEDTRRLHRLAGALEITPRGRILSYHEHNETERTPELVDAVRQGSVVALVTDAGMPSVSDPGYRLVRGCVDAGLPVTVVPGPSAVLTALAVSGLPSDRFAFEGFAPRKPGERARVFAELAQDPRTLLFFESPHRTGATLAAMAEAFGADRPAAVCRELTKTYEEVVRGTLAELAVWAQGEVRGEVCLVVAGSTGPQRVPEVGELVEEVSELVRSGYRMKDAVKVTAGRHGVSGRELYDAVTLQRRAGTPTTPN, translated from the coding sequence GTGAGCGGGGACAGCGGTACGGGACGACTGGTGCTCGCGGGGACCCCGATCGGCAACGCCGGGGACGCGACCCGGCGGCTGGTCGACCTGCTGGAGACCGCCGACGTGATCGCCGCGGAGGACACCCGCCGGCTGCACCGCCTGGCCGGGGCGCTGGAGATCACCCCGCGCGGTCGCATCCTGAGCTACCACGAGCACAACGAGACCGAGCGGACCCCGGAGCTCGTCGACGCCGTGCGCCAGGGCTCGGTCGTCGCGCTGGTGACCGACGCCGGCATGCCCTCGGTGTCCGACCCGGGCTACCGGCTGGTGCGCGGGTGCGTGGACGCGGGACTCCCGGTGACGGTCGTCCCGGGACCGTCGGCCGTGCTGACGGCCCTCGCGGTGTCGGGTCTGCCCAGCGACCGGTTCGCCTTCGAGGGCTTCGCCCCGCGCAAGCCGGGGGAGCGGGCGCGGGTCTTCGCCGAGCTCGCCCAGGACCCGCGGACCCTGCTCTTCTTCGAGTCCCCGCACCGCACCGGGGCCACGCTCGCCGCGATGGCCGAGGCGTTCGGGGCGGACCGTCCGGCCGCGGTGTGCCGGGAACTGACCAAGACCTACGAGGAGGTCGTGCGCGGGACGCTGGCCGAACTCGCGGTCTGGGCCCAGGGCGAGGTCCGCGGTGAGGTGTGCCTGGTGGTCGCGGGTTCCACCGGCCCGCAACGGGTTCCCGAGGTGGGCGAACTGGTGGAGGAGGTGTCGGAACTCGTGCGGTCCGGGTACCGGATGAAGGACGCCGTGAAGGTCACCGCCGGTCGCCACGGAGTTTCCGGGCGTGAGTTGTACGACGCGGTCACCCTGCAGCGCCGGGCAGGGACTCCGACGACCCCGAACTGA
- a CDS encoding glycosyltransferase family 61 protein produces MGGHIGRRYLAASAARYRLWTVEQFAREVRGMTARTVPASALTTFGARYRVTETSRHVRLSVPGHLDPQDRSALRQRDVSSVPEQFTLELPQATLQGREGWVFHRGHLVEDIWQEEGFSARSLRPLWRQESTVRLPGTTVSLLQPWLPNYYHWTVQVVPRIVRILDLLAERGEEADRWLIPSGAPGYIRQWLDLLGIPEERRMGVETRGQVFDVERLLVASVPGRNRWVPPSTVEQVRAAVAHVPPGAGGRRLLLQREGERRRVLLNAPEVVDALTRRGFEVVDPGGMTVAEEASLFSGADLVVGVHGAGLTNLVFCRPGATVVELTPRGLLYPTFVKLAAAAEVGHHMVVGTEPRLPWPLRFPDVDADLVVDVPELSAVVDRVLRGSTHGISSP; encoded by the coding sequence GTGGGTGGACACATCGGCCGGCGGTACCTCGCGGCGAGCGCTGCGCGGTACCGCCTCTGGACCGTGGAGCAGTTCGCGCGGGAGGTCCGCGGGATGACCGCCCGGACCGTCCCGGCCTCCGCCCTGACGACGTTCGGAGCCCGCTACCGCGTCACGGAAACCTCCCGTCACGTGAGGTTGTCGGTGCCGGGCCACCTGGACCCCCAGGACCGGTCGGCCCTCCGCCAGCGCGACGTCTCCTCCGTTCCCGAACAGTTCACGCTGGAATTGCCCCAGGCAACTCTCCAGGGACGTGAGGGTTGGGTCTTCCACCGTGGGCACCTGGTCGAGGACATCTGGCAGGAAGAGGGTTTCTCCGCCCGTTCCCTGAGACCGCTGTGGCGCCAGGAGTCCACCGTTCGGCTGCCGGGAACCACTGTCTCCCTCCTGCAGCCGTGGTTGCCGAACTACTACCACTGGACGGTGCAGGTCGTCCCCCGGATCGTGCGCATCCTCGACCTCCTCGCCGAGCGGGGGGAGGAGGCCGACCGGTGGCTGATCCCCAGTGGCGCTCCGGGGTACATCAGGCAGTGGCTCGACCTCCTCGGCATCCCGGAGGAACGCCGGATGGGCGTCGAGACCCGCGGGCAGGTCTTCGACGTCGAGCGTCTCCTCGTGGCGAGCGTGCCCGGACGCAACCGGTGGGTCCCGCCCTCGACGGTCGAGCAGGTCCGTGCCGCCGTCGCCCACGTCCCCCCCGGCGCCGGCGGTCGGCGGCTGCTGCTCCAACGGGAGGGAGAACGCCGCCGGGTCCTGCTCAACGCACCCGAGGTCGTGGACGCGCTCACCCGGCGGGGCTTCGAGGTCGTCGACCCCGGGGGGATGACCGTGGCCGAGGAGGCTTCGCTGTTCTCGGGGGCGGACCTCGTGGTCGGCGTTCACGGCGCCGGGCTGACGAACCTGGTGTTCTGCCGTCCCGGGGCGACGGTCGTGGAGTTGACCCCGCGCGGTCTTCTCTACCCGACGTTCGTCAAACTCGCGGCGGCAGCGGAGGTGGGCCACCACATGGTGGTCGGCACCGAACCTCGCCTGCCGTGGCCGTTGCGCTTCCCGGACGTCGATGCCGACCTCGTCGTGGACGTTCCCGAACTGTCAGCGGTGGTCGACCGCGTCCTGCGCGGGTCCACGCACGGGATCTCCAGCCCCTGA
- a CDS encoding acyltransferase family protein, with the protein MSDARPPSPTAHPARIDGLTVLRGVAIGLVVLRHAAPDVFGGAGIVGVTIFFALSGWLISGILLGEVERTGRVDFRRFYLNRVFRLYPALIAFVVVLALVGVLADPLEQGPTWRYAVPVALTYVADLPLGVWVGSASTHLWTLSVEEQFYLVWPLLIVLALRGRHLRRTLGIAVLLCWLAAVLTVVVVGHDTVAAYSLPTSWFVALAIGGFARALGRDRLTALLGGRPALAGAVVVLALLCVGPELKGNPLTYLLGGPVIAVAAVVLVLAALRVDTVRVDTVRGVPGRLLLGLGTISYAVYLWNYAIVVWAEAVFADRPTLLVTVGATAVSLGVATASWFLLERPVVRARRRHHARSSARALDLSRSASGVPSAAPRP; encoded by the coding sequence TTGAGCGATGCCCGACCGCCTTCCCCGACCGCCCACCCGGCCCGCATCGACGGGCTGACGGTGCTGCGAGGTGTGGCCATCGGCCTCGTCGTCCTCCGCCACGCCGCCCCGGACGTCTTCGGCGGCGCCGGCATCGTCGGCGTGACGATCTTCTTCGCCCTCTCCGGCTGGCTGATCTCCGGGATCCTGCTGGGTGAGGTGGAACGCACCGGGCGCGTCGACTTCCGCCGCTTCTACCTCAACCGCGTGTTCCGCCTCTACCCCGCCCTCATCGCCTTCGTGGTGGTGCTCGCGCTGGTCGGCGTCCTCGCGGACCCGCTCGAGCAGGGGCCGACCTGGCGCTACGCGGTCCCGGTGGCCCTGACCTACGTCGCGGACCTCCCCCTGGGGGTGTGGGTGGGCAGTGCCTCCACCCACCTCTGGACGCTCTCGGTGGAGGAGCAGTTCTACCTGGTCTGGCCCCTCCTGATCGTGCTGGCCCTCCGGGGTCGTCACCTCCGCCGCACCCTGGGGATCGCGGTCCTCCTGTGCTGGCTCGCCGCGGTGCTCACCGTCGTCGTCGTCGGTCACGACACCGTCGCCGCCTACTCGCTGCCCACCTCCTGGTTCGTCGCGCTCGCGATCGGCGGGTTCGCCCGCGCGCTCGGCCGGGACCGGCTGACCGCACTGCTCGGAGGCCGCCCCGCGCTCGCGGGCGCCGTCGTCGTGCTCGCCCTGCTCTGCGTCGGGCCCGAACTCAAGGGGAACCCCCTGACCTACCTCCTCGGTGGCCCGGTCATCGCCGTGGCCGCCGTCGTCCTCGTCCTCGCGGCACTCCGCGTCGACACCGTCCGCGTCGACACCGTCCGCGGCGTCCCCGGACGACTGCTCCTCGGCCTCGGTACGATCTCCTACGCGGTCTACCTCTGGAACTACGCGATCGTCGTCTGGGCCGAGGCGGTGTTCGCGGACCGCCCCACGCTCCTCGTGACGGTAGGCGCCACCGCGGTGAGCCTCGGCGTCGCGACCGCCAGCTGGTTCCTGCTCGAGCGGCCCGTCGTCCGGGCGCGCCGACGTCACCACGCCCGCTCGAGCGCCCGCGCCCTCGACCTGTCCCGCTCCGCCTCCGGAGTTCCCAGCGCGGCACCACGACCCTGA
- a CDS encoding acyltransferase family protein, whose product MTGTHVPSRRPRLEFAFLDGLRGLAALFVAVHHTYLFTGTSQDHEALPAVFEPLRYGQYAVTVFIVLSGFVLGLPLAPDRPALTRGWATFLKRRARRILPPYYAALAFFLLLIALVPPLRQVSGTAWDSKVPVTATGVVSHLLMLHNLGGDWKWQIDGPMWSVATEWQLYLVMPLVLLPVWRRFGAVAMVLLAVAAGWGIHVLFPRFDGAHFWFVADFAFGLVAARYVARARALPRAGLLAVVAVVVVAVLFLLVPGHGLRDLWFTEVVVGAAVALVLLALAQQSVAGTRTPVHAVLQWRPLVWIGFWSYSLYLLHSPLLGLGNLLTLDRPWGVGARFAVMLLVVLPLALAVSYGFHRLVERRFTTAHQARLRQGAPAAAVDVPETRSSLPS is encoded by the coding sequence ATGACCGGAACGCACGTCCCGTCCCGACGTCCCCGGCTGGAGTTCGCCTTCCTCGACGGGTTGCGCGGCCTCGCGGCGTTGTTCGTCGCCGTCCACCACACCTACCTCTTCACCGGGACGTCGCAGGACCACGAGGCGTTGCCCGCGGTCTTCGAGCCCCTGCGCTACGGCCAGTACGCCGTGACCGTGTTCATCGTCCTGTCGGGTTTCGTCCTCGGACTCCCGCTCGCCCCGGACCGCCCCGCGTTGACCCGGGGGTGGGCGACGTTCCTGAAGCGCCGCGCGCGGCGGATCCTGCCGCCCTACTACGCGGCCCTCGCGTTCTTCCTGCTGCTGATCGCCCTCGTCCCGCCACTGCGCCAGGTCTCCGGAACCGCCTGGGACAGCAAGGTTCCCGTGACCGCGACGGGTGTCGTCTCGCACCTGCTCATGCTGCACAACCTCGGCGGCGACTGGAAGTGGCAGATCGACGGCCCGATGTGGTCGGTCGCGACCGAGTGGCAGCTGTACCTGGTGATGCCCCTCGTGCTCTTGCCCGTGTGGCGCAGGTTCGGGGCGGTCGCGATGGTCCTGCTGGCGGTCGCGGCGGGCTGGGGGATCCACGTCCTGTTCCCGCGCTTCGACGGCGCGCACTTCTGGTTCGTCGCGGACTTCGCCTTCGGCCTCGTCGCCGCCCGCTACGTCGCCCGGGCCCGTGCGCTTCCCCGCGCAGGGCTGCTCGCGGTGGTGGCGGTCGTCGTGGTCGCGGTCCTCTTCCTGCTCGTCCCCGGGCACGGTCTGCGCGACCTGTGGTTCACCGAGGTCGTCGTCGGTGCGGCGGTGGCCCTGGTCCTGCTGGCCCTGGCGCAGCAGTCCGTGGCCGGGACCCGGACCCCCGTGCACGCCGTCCTGCAGTGGCGCCCGCTGGTCTGGATCGGCTTCTGGTCCTACAGCCTCTACCTCCTGCACAGTCCGCTGCTCGGCCTCGGGAACCTGCTGACCCTCGACCGCCCCTGGGGGGTGGGCGCCCGGTTCGCCGTGATGCTGCTGGTCGTCCTGCCGCTCGCCCTGGCCGTCAGCTACGGGTTCCACCGCCTCGTGGAACGTCGCTTCACGACCGCTCACCAGGCCCGCCTCCGTCAGGGCGCCCCGGCGGCCGCGGTGGACGTCCCGGAGACCAGGAGTTCCCTCCCGTCCTGA
- a CDS encoding amidohydrolase has translation MPAPHREQVSRDVAVVGGTLLRLTPDWHGEREPGTVLVRDGRIVAVGAHVPVPADVPVLDATGRFVLPGFVDPHTHLGVHAEGEGWHGADVNEKGEPRGARLRSWDGVDPRDQGFADALSAGVTTVAVLPGSANVVGGQTGALKTWGATVEQMLLRAPIGVKSALGENPRKNSGGPSTRMGIAAALRDAFAAAQRFSAQRTRAAEKGEPLDPPTDRDRDAEVLARVLAGELVWQQHAHRADDIATAVRLAEEFGYRLVLNHVTEGHRVLDLLVEKGLPAVVGPLLTSRSKPELRHRSLSVPGILAGAGLRIALTTDHPVVPIQFLALSATLAVKEGLDPDEALRALTLNPAVILGIDDRVGSLAPGLDGDVAVWSGDPLDVMSRAVHVVSGGRPVYRWDGVGEVLEADGTWRPL, from the coding sequence ATGCCCGCACCGCACCGTGAACAGGTCTCCCGAGACGTCGCCGTCGTGGGAGGGACGCTGCTGCGGCTGACCCCGGACTGGCACGGCGAGCGCGAACCCGGCACGGTGCTCGTCCGCGACGGCCGGATCGTCGCCGTCGGCGCCCACGTGCCCGTCCCCGCGGACGTCCCCGTGCTCGACGCGACCGGCCGGTTCGTCCTGCCCGGCTTCGTCGACCCGCACACCCACCTCGGCGTCCACGCCGAGGGGGAGGGCTGGCACGGGGCCGACGTCAACGAGAAGGGTGAACCCCGCGGCGCCCGGCTGCGGTCCTGGGACGGGGTCGACCCCCGTGACCAGGGTTTCGCCGACGCCCTGAGCGCAGGGGTCACCACCGTGGCCGTCCTGCCGGGTTCCGCCAACGTGGTCGGGGGACAGACCGGAGCCCTGAAGACCTGGGGGGCCACGGTCGAGCAGATGCTGCTGCGCGCGCCGATCGGGGTGAAGAGCGCGCTCGGCGAGAACCCCCGGAAGAACTCCGGAGGCCCCTCGACCCGCATGGGGATCGCGGCCGCCCTGCGCGACGCCTTCGCGGCGGCGCAACGGTTCAGCGCCCAGCGGACGCGCGCTGCCGAGAAGGGTGAACCCCTCGACCCGCCCACCGACCGGGACCGCGACGCCGAGGTCCTCGCCCGGGTCCTCGCCGGCGAACTCGTCTGGCAGCAGCACGCCCACCGCGCCGACGACATCGCGACCGCGGTCCGCCTCGCCGAGGAGTTCGGCTACCGGCTCGTCCTGAACCACGTCACCGAAGGCCACCGCGTCCTCGACCTGCTCGTCGAGAAGGGGCTGCCGGCCGTCGTCGGTCCGCTGCTCACCTCGCGCTCGAAGCCCGAACTGCGCCACCGCTCGCTGAGCGTGCCGGGGATCCTCGCCGGCGCGGGGCTGCGGATCGCGCTGACCACCGACCACCCCGTCGTCCCCATCCAGTTCCTCGCCCTCTCCGCGACCCTGGCCGTCAAGGAGGGCCTCGACCCCGACGAGGCGCTGCGAGCCCTGACCCTCAACCCGGCCGTGATCCTGGGGATCGACGACCGCGTCGGGTCGCTGGCCCCCGGTCTCGACGGCGACGTCGCCGTCTGGTCCGGGGACCCGCTCGATGTGATGTCGCGCGCCGTGCACGTGGTCAGCGGCGGTCGCCCCGTCTACCGGTGGGACGGGGTCGGCGAGGTGCTCGAGGCGGACGGGACCTGGCGTCCGCTGTGA
- a CDS encoding diacylglycerol/lipid kinase family protein has protein sequence MSGNQYLAVVNAGAGSARTGAVDAAVQELRRHGDVELRRTSSLDDLRAALLGAGGRRVVLLGGDGSLHAALQLLWNAGATRSVGPLGIVPLGTGNDLARSLRLPLDPVAAARVVAQGSPKGLELLVDSHDRITVNTVHAGIGASATAKAQRLKRFLRAGAYPVGAAWAGVSAGKGFRLRVDVDGTTVSPGERPVLMVGIGIGGTIGGGAPLVPGADPHDGLADVVVSESTGPLARLGFAAGLRSGVHVERQDVVTATGKVVEIDAGSGTFRLNSDGEVTDHQSYERFKMHTDVYDVICP, from the coding sequence GTGAGTGGGAACCAGTACCTGGCCGTCGTCAACGCGGGGGCGGGATCGGCGCGGACCGGCGCGGTCGACGCCGCCGTGCAGGAGCTGCGCCGCCACGGTGACGTGGAGCTGCGCCGCACGAGCTCCCTGGACGACCTGCGCGCCGCCCTGCTCGGGGCGGGCGGCCGCCGGGTCGTGCTGCTGGGCGGGGACGGCTCCCTGCACGCTGCGCTGCAACTGCTCTGGAACGCGGGAGCGACCCGCTCGGTGGGGCCGCTGGGCATCGTCCCGCTCGGCACCGGCAACGACCTGGCCCGCTCGCTGCGGTTGCCGCTGGACCCGGTCGCCGCGGCCCGCGTCGTCGCCCAGGGGAGCCCGAAGGGGCTGGAGCTCCTCGTCGACTCCCACGACCGGATCACCGTCAACACCGTCCACGCGGGCATCGGGGCGTCGGCGACGGCCAAGGCGCAGCGGCTCAAGCGCTTCCTCCGGGCCGGCGCCTACCCGGTCGGTGCGGCCTGGGCGGGGGTCAGCGCGGGCAAGGGGTTCCGGCTGCGCGTCGACGTCGACGGCACCACCGTGTCGCCGGGGGAGCGTCCCGTCCTGATGGTCGGCATCGGCATCGGCGGCACCATCGGCGGCGGCGCCCCCCTGGTTCCCGGCGCCGACCCGCACGACGGGCTGGCCGACGTCGTCGTCTCCGAGTCCACCGGCCCCCTCGCCCGCCTGGGCTTCGCTGCCGGGCTGCGCAGCGGGGTCCACGTCGAGCGGCAGGACGTCGTCACCGCGACCGGGAAGGTCGTCGAGATCGACGCCGGGTCCGGGACGTTCCGGTTGAACTCCGACGGCGAGGTCACCGACCACCAGAGCTACGAACGGTTCAAGATGCACACCGACGTCTACGACGTCATCTGCCCCTGA
- a CDS encoding methionine ABC transporter permease has product MAGKGFFDGFLDSVDVFRESIWQTLFMTGISLVVAGVLGLALGIALYATRPGNLFGSRWVFGIIGFVVNLVRPIPFVIFLAAISPLQRVVVGTTIGTTAVTFAISLAAAFAVARIVEQSLVNVDPGVVEAARAVGAGRVSILLKVVVPEGLGPLVLGYTFIFIGIVDMSAQASLVGGGGLGEYAITYGSQRYDNGIIVVSVVAIVVIVQVGQLVGNRIARGVMRR; this is encoded by the coding sequence ATGGCCGGGAAGGGCTTCTTCGACGGTTTCCTCGACAGCGTCGACGTCTTCCGCGAGTCGATCTGGCAGACGTTGTTCATGACCGGCATCTCGCTGGTCGTCGCCGGCGTCCTCGGGCTCGCGTTGGGCATCGCTCTCTACGCGACCAGGCCGGGCAACCTGTTCGGCAGCCGGTGGGTGTTCGGGATCATCGGGTTCGTCGTGAACCTGGTGCGCCCGATCCCGTTCGTCATCTTCCTGGCCGCCATCAGTCCGCTGCAGCGGGTCGTGGTCGGGACGACGATCGGGACCACGGCGGTCACGTTCGCGATCTCCCTCGCGGCCGCCTTCGCCGTGGCACGCATCGTGGAGCAGAGCCTCGTCAACGTCGACCCGGGGGTCGTCGAGGCGGCACGCGCCGTCGGGGCGGGACGGGTCTCGATCCTGCTGAAGGTCGTCGTCCCGGAGGGCCTCGGGCCGTTGGTGCTCGGGTACACGTTCATCTTCATCGGCATCGTCGACATGTCAGCACAGGCCAGCCTCGTCGGCGGCGGCGGTCTCGGCGAGTACGCCATCACCTACGGCTCGCAGCGCTACGACAACGGCATCATCGTGGTCAGCGTCGTCGCCATCGTGGTCATCGTCCAGGTGGGTCAGCTCGTCGGGAACCGGATCGCCCGCGGCGTCATGCGCCGCTAG
- a CDS encoding methionine ABC transporter ATP-binding protein, with product MSALVTLENVSKRFDRRDGQSVAAVDDVSLDVEEGEVLAVIGYSGAGKSTLVRLVNALELPTSGSVRVGGQDLTKLSEGELRTARSKIGMIFQQFNLFRSRTVAGNVAYPLRVAKVPAKQRDARTAELLDFVGLLDRAHAYPEQLSGGQKQRVGIARALATNPPLLLADEATSALDPETTTEVLSLLRRVNTELGVTIIVITHEMDAVRQIADRVAVMEEGRIVEVGEVYDVFSNPQTAAAQRFVRSATHDRPPAETLARLRTHHPGRLVSVRITDEPGLQQRIDSVFRSTGATAELVFGGVSEIRERRTGSLTYELSGPDVDGTLRALAADGVHAEEEV from the coding sequence GTGAGCGCCCTCGTCACGCTGGAGAACGTCTCCAAGCGCTTCGACCGCCGCGACGGCCAGTCCGTCGCGGCGGTCGACGACGTCTCCCTCGACGTCGAGGAGGGAGAGGTCCTCGCCGTCATCGGCTACTCCGGCGCCGGCAAGTCCACGCTCGTCCGCCTCGTCAACGCCCTCGAGCTGCCGACCTCCGGCAGCGTCAGGGTCGGGGGGCAGGACCTGACGAAGCTGTCGGAGGGCGAGCTGCGCACGGCCCGGTCGAAGATCGGGATGATCTTCCAGCAGTTCAACCTGTTCCGCTCGCGGACGGTCGCCGGGAACGTCGCCTACCCGCTGCGGGTCGCGAAGGTCCCCGCGAAGCAGCGCGACGCCCGCACCGCGGAACTCCTGGACTTCGTCGGTCTCCTCGACCGGGCGCACGCCTACCCTGAACAACTCTCGGGTGGGCAGAAGCAACGCGTCGGCATCGCCCGCGCGCTGGCCACGAACCCCCCGCTGCTGCTGGCCGACGAGGCCACCAGCGCGCTGGATCCCGAGACCACGACCGAGGTCCTGTCGCTGCTGCGGCGGGTGAACACCGAACTCGGGGTGACGATCATCGTCATCACCCACGAGATGGACGCCGTGCGCCAGATCGCCGACCGCGTCGCGGTCATGGAAGAGGGGCGGATCGTCGAGGTCGGCGAGGTCTACGACGTGTTCTCGAACCCGCAGACCGCCGCGGCCCAGCGCTTCGTGCGCAGCGCCACCCACGACCGGCCCCCGGCCGAGACCCTGGCCCGGCTGCGCACCCACCACCCCGGCCGGCTCGTGAGCGTCCGCATCACCGACGAACCCGGTCTGCAGCAGCGCATCGACTCGGTGTTCCGGAGCACCGGCGCGACCGCGGAACTGGTCTTCGGCGGTGTCTCGGAGATCCGCGAACGCCGGACCGGCTCACTGACCTACGAACTCAGCGGCCCCGACGTGGACGGCACGCTCCGTGCGCTCGCCGCCGACGGCGTGCACGCCGAAGAGGAGGTCTGA
- a CDS encoding MetQ/NlpA family ABC transporter substrate-binding protein: MSSPAPALPDKPKRRGLLIGIVAAVVVVVVVIVAVVLGTRKDDTATTTAAGSAPAQTVKIGVADKSLDYWTTYVDLAKSKLNVTVDLVNFSDYSLPNPALSQGEIDLNQFQHIQYLANYDVTADDDIQPIGGTAIYPLPLYSTTAKSPSELPEGAKVAIPNDDINQARGLLVLQSAGLLTLKDGGNAFSSIEDIETKKVDVTAIDASQTANALQSGSVAAAIVNVNYATSAKLPETDVIAKDDPSDPSAAPYVNIFAARAKDKDNETYLKLAALFQDPAVQTVFSKDYPNAVVSDRSAADLQADLATVEADAKAAKGK, from the coding sequence GTGTCCAGCCCCGCCCCCGCCCTGCCCGACAAGCCGAAGCGCCGCGGCCTCCTCATCGGGATCGTCGCGGCCGTCGTCGTCGTGGTCGTGGTGATCGTCGCCGTCGTCCTCGGGACCCGCAAGGACGACACCGCGACGACCACCGCCGCCGGTTCCGCCCCGGCCCAGACCGTGAAGATCGGCGTGGCCGACAAGTCGCTGGACTACTGGACGACGTACGTGGACCTGGCGAAGTCGAAGCTGAACGTGACCGTCGACCTGGTCAACTTCTCCGACTACAGCCTGCCGAACCCGGCGCTGTCGCAGGGCGAGATCGACCTGAACCAGTTCCAGCACATCCAGTACCTGGCGAACTACGACGTCACCGCCGACGACGACATCCAGCCCATCGGTGGCACCGCCATCTACCCGCTGCCGCTGTACTCGACCACGGCGAAGAGCCCGTCCGAGCTCCCCGAGGGCGCGAAGGTCGCCATCCCGAACGACGACATCAACCAGGCACGCGGCCTGCTGGTGCTGCAATCGGCGGGTCTGCTGACCCTCAAGGACGGGGGCAACGCCTTCTCCTCGATCGAGGACATCGAGACCAAGAAGGTCGACGTGACCGCCATCGACGCCTCGCAGACCGCGAACGCGCTGCAGAGCGGTTCCGTCGCCGCCGCGATCGTCAACGTGAACTACGCGACCAGCGCCAAGCTGCCGGAGACCGACGTCATCGCCAAGGACGACCCGTCCGACCCCTCGGCCGCGCCCTACGTCAACATCTTCGCCGCGCGGGCCAAGGACAAGGACAACGAGACCTACCTGAAGCTGGCGGCCCTCTTCCAGGACCCGGCCGTGCAGACGGTGTTCTCCAAGGACTACCCGAACGCGGTCGTCTCCGACCGCAGCGCCGCGGACCTGCAGGCCGACCTCGCCACCGTCGAGGCCGACGCGAAGGCCGCGAAGGGCAAGTGA
- a CDS encoding DUF1737 domain-containing protein: MSDEKLTYRLLTGPDDRSFCEKVTAALAEGYVLYGSPSVTTTDGRTVAAQAVVLPHVLTRPGDGGAA, translated from the coding sequence GTGAGCGACGAGAAGCTGACGTACCGGCTGCTGACCGGCCCCGACGACCGTTCCTTCTGCGAGAAGGTCACGGCGGCCCTGGCCGAGGGCTACGTCCTGTACGGCAGCCCGTCGGTGACGACGACGGACGGGCGCACCGTCGCCGCGCAGGCCGTCGTCCTCCCCCACGTCCTGACCCGACCCGGTGACGGCGGGGCGGCGTGA
- a CDS encoding DUF7711 family protein, producing the protein MKWTTAVSKLADVAQGCEHANSLPTELNLFRAEEAWVFGALLGPQQDSEDPTFVRVAVVVDLPEDECALFSRPQAGEFWLNASGLGKSPVQVLFRSAQAPVWNHLVERPVRFWAREEGLDHEALLQLRNGDGEALRPEAPTDGELRERLDRDLRASLEALRRTATDYDGKRWARANHKKLGDALADAALGLLSLQDARDALGANGLDA; encoded by the coding sequence GTGAAGTGGACCACTGCCGTCAGCAAGCTCGCCGACGTCGCCCAGGGGTGCGAGCACGCGAACTCGTTGCCCACCGAGCTGAACCTCTTCCGCGCCGAGGAGGCGTGGGTCTTCGGCGCCCTGCTCGGCCCGCAGCAGGACAGCGAGGACCCGACGTTCGTCCGGGTCGCCGTCGTCGTCGACCTCCCCGAGGACGAGTGCGCGCTCTTCAGCCGACCGCAGGCCGGTGAGTTCTGGCTCAACGCGTCCGGACTGGGGAAGAGCCCCGTCCAGGTCCTCTTCCGGTCCGCGCAGGCCCCGGTGTGGAACCACCTGGTCGAACGGCCGGTGCGGTTCTGGGCCCGGGAGGAGGGCCTGGACCACGAGGCGCTCCTGCAGCTGCGCAACGGCGACGGCGAGGCGCTGCGCCCCGAGGCGCCCACGGACGGGGAACTGCGCGAACGCCTCGACCGCGACCTGCGCGCGAGCCTCGAGGCACTGCGCCGCACGGCCACCGACTACGACGGGAAGCGTTGGGCCCGGGCCAACCACAAGAAGCTCGGCGACGCGCTGGCGGACGCCGCCCTGGGCCTGCTGAGCCTGCAGGACGCCCGCGACGCTCTGGGCGCGAACGGTCTGGACGCGTGA
- a CDS encoding OsmC family protein: MDSTELRALQKPLKDAYREDPAQALVPAKAVAVLDGQSIGVSVDGFAGTTRAGLHPAAGGDGTEACSADMLCEAVAACAGVTLRSVATAMGVELRNASVTAEAHWDARGTLGVSREVPVGITDVTLTFTFTSDADEATEAKMISLAERYCVIAQTLQTPPKVSVQRG; encoded by the coding sequence GTGGATTCGACCGAACTGAGGGCCCTGCAGAAGCCGTTGAAGGACGCCTACCGCGAGGACCCGGCCCAGGCGCTGGTCCCCGCGAAGGCCGTGGCGGTGCTGGACGGGCAGTCCATCGGCGTGTCGGTCGACGGGTTCGCGGGCACCACCCGCGCCGGGCTGCACCCCGCCGCCGGGGGCGACGGGACCGAGGCGTGCTCCGCCGACATGCTCTGCGAGGCCGTCGCGGCCTGCGCCGGCGTGACCCTGCGCAGCGTGGCCACCGCCATGGGCGTGGAGCTGCGCAACGCGTCGGTGACCGCCGAGGCGCACTGGGACGCCCGCGGCACGCTCGGCGTCTCGCGCGAGGTGCCCGTCGGCATCACCGACGTCACCCTGACCTTCACGTTCACCTCCGACGCCGACGAGGCGACCGAGGCCAAGATGATCTCGCTGGCCGAGCGCTACTGCGTCATCGCCCAGACCCTGCAGACCCCGCCCAAGGTCTCCGTCCAGCGCGGCTGA